From the genome of Argentina anserina chromosome 4, drPotAnse1.1, whole genome shotgun sequence, one region includes:
- the LOC126791346 gene encoding serine/threonine protein phosphatase 2A 59 kDa regulatory subunit B' eta isoform-like codes for MIKQILGKLPRKPSKSADNRELGGASASSLTASAISKKSDLASDRPINANSVPILDLDGASRFANPGGSKPPQVVNSKLNGSSVTASYEALPAFRDVPGSEKQVLFIKKLNLCCAVFDFTDPAKHLKEKDIKRQTLLELVDHVSSASGKFSEAIIQEAVKMVSLNLFRSLAPQPRENKVLESFDMEDDEPLMDPAWPHLQIVYEFFLRFVASPETDAKLAKRYIDQSFVLKLLDLFDSEDPREREYLKTILHRIYGKFMVHRPFIRKGINNIFFHFIFETEKHNGIAEMLEVLGSIINGFALPLKEEHKLFLIRALIPLHKPKCLSMYHQQVSYCITQFVEKDSKLTDTVIRGLLKYWPITSSSKEVMFLSELEEILEATQPAEFQRCMVPLFRQIARCLSSSHFQVAERALFLWNNEHIENLIKQNRNVILPIIFPALEKNGRSHWNQAVHSLSLNIRKIFSDADPELVEECMLKFQEDEAKMEENKRKQETTWKRLEDIAASKAVCGM; via the exons ATGATCAAGCAGATACTTGGTAAGCTTCCAAGGAAGCCCTCGAAATCAGCTGACAATCGAGAACTGGGGGGTGCATCTGCATCTTCATTAACTGCTTCAGCCATTTCAAAAAAGAGTGACTTAGCAAGTGATAGGCCAATAAACGCTAACAGCGTACCTATTCTGGATCTCGATGGTGCTTCTCGTTTCGCAAATCCTGGTGGAAGTAAGCCCCCCCAAGTTGTAAATTCGAAGCTAAATGGTAGTTCTGTTACTGCTTCTTATGAAGCGTTGCCGGCATTTAGGGATGTGCCAGGCTCCGAGAAGCAGGTATTGTTTATCAAGAAGCTGAACTTGTGTTGTGCTGTGTTTGACTTCACTGACCCAGCAAAGCATCTGAAGGAAAAAGACATCAAACGGCAGACATTGCTTGAGCTGGTGGATCATGTTAGTTCTGCGAGTGGAAAGTTTAGTGAAGCTATCATTCAAGAGGCTGTAAAGATGGTCAGTTTGAATTTGTTCAGGTCACTTGCTCCACAACCCCGTGAGAACAAGGTTTTGGAATCTTTCGATATGGAGGATGATGAGCCTTTGATGGACCCTGCATGGCCACACTTACAAATTGTGTATGAATTTTTTCTCAGGTTTGTTGCATCTCCTGAGACAGATGCAAAGTTGGCTAAGAGGTACATTGATCAGTCATTTGTTCTCAAGTTGTTGGATCTCTTTGATTCCGAGGATCCTAGGGAGAGGGAGTATCTGAAAACAATTCTGCATCGTATCTATGGAAAGTTTATGGTGCATCGTCCATTCATAAGAAAGGGGATAAACAACATATTCTTCCATTTCATTTTTGAAACAGAAAAGCATAATGGTATTGCTGAGATGTTAGAGGTTTTGGGCAGTATAATCAATGGATTTGCTCTTCCACTAAAAGAAGAGCACAAACTCTTTCTTATTCGGGCCCTAATCCCCCTTCACAAACCTAAATGCTTATCAATGTACCATCAGCAGGTGTCATATTGCATTACTCAGTTTGTAGAGAAAGATTCCAAACTTACAGATACCGTTATAAGAGGCTTGTTAAAGTATTGGCCAATCACTAGTAGTTCAAAGGAAGTCATGTTCCTAAGCGAGCTGGAGGAAATTTTAGAAGCAACCCAGCCTGCAGAATTTCAAAGGTGTATGGTACCCCTCTTCCGCCAAATAGCTCGCTGCTTAAGCAGTTCACACTTTCAG GTGGCAGAGAGGGCTTTGTTTTTGTGGAACAATGAACATATAGAGAACTTAATCAAACAAAACCGTAATGTCATACTACCCATTATTTTTCCTGCTTTGGAGAAGAATGGCCGAAGCCACTGGAACCAAGCAGTCCACAGCTTGTCACTGAACATACGCAAAATCTTCTCTGATGCTGATCCTGAGCTAGTTGAGGAGTGTATGCTCAAATTTCAGGAAGATGAAGCAAAAATGGAGGAGAATAAGAGAAAACAAGAAACTACCTGGAAGCGCTTAGAAGACATTGCTGCTTCCAAAGCTGTTTGTGGGATGTAG